TTATTTCTACCATTTCCTCTCTTGCTAACACAATGTGTGTTCCCCTAGGTGCAGTTTGTGTACTAGAAAGAGTTCACATCTTTTACAAAGCTGTTTAGTCAGTCTCCCACATAAATATGCCCACAATGTCACACAGAGCTGCTAATCACCCAACCGTAGTGTTTTATTAGCCGAGATTCACTCGGCCCACTGTCATCATCTTGTCATTAATGATCAATTCCTCAGggatgatttctcgaaaaaagtGATTTTCCTCAAACCTCTGTTACTTGTTGCTCCAAGAGCATCTGAATTCCATGTACAGAGGAGCTTGCCCTTACATACCTTACACCTTCTTGACCAAACTGATTTTGCACAATCATTAATGGTTTccattttttcttctctcttgtctcttctGGGGCATCTAGGATACTGCAGGCAAGGTGCTGGACCGCTGGTCCATCATGTCCCGAGAAGAGGAGATAATCACCCTACAGCAGTTTCTGCGCTTTGGTGAGACCAAGTCCATTGTAGAACTGATGGCCATTCAGGAGAAGGAAGGTCAGGCAGTTACAGTTCCCTCCTCTAAAACAGACTCCGGGATAAGAACATTTATTGAAGGCAACAACAGGTCCCGAAGCCCAGGGATCCTGACCCATATGGAAAACAACAGTAGCCCATCCAGCATTCATCATTTTGAGAATATCCCCAACAGTTTAGCTTTCCTCCTGCCCTTCCAATACATCAACCCAGTCTCTGCCCCCATGCTCGGCTTGCCCCCCAATAGCCTGCCAATGGAGCGGTCTGCTCTCCGGCTCCAGGAGCCCAGCCTGCCAAACCAAGGTGAACAGGTGGACACCAGTGAATCAGAAGTGTCCCTGTCACCCTTCCGTCAGAGCCCTAGTCGTGGAGCCATGGGAGACATGAACAACATTGAACCCAAAACAGAGCCCAACCACAGGGCATCACCCATCTCACCAACCCCGTCTACCCAGCAGGctcaacagcagcaacagcagacaCAGctcccgcagcagcagcaggaccaACAGCAGTCCCAAAATCAACCTCAGCAATCCAACAGTTTGAGTGACCACCAAGTCCACCACCAAGTCCACCACCATTATGTGAAGGACGAGCAGTCAAAAAGCATCTCCCATTCTTCCTTTTCCTCCAAGATGCATCGCATGCGCCGCATGGGATCCACCTCACGCAAGGGTCGTGTGTGCTGCAATTCGTGTGGCAAAACCTTTTATGATAAAGGTACCCTTAAGATACATTATAACGCTGTACACTTGAAGATCAAACACCGTTGCACCATTGACGGGTGCAATATGGTCTTCAGCTCACTACGCAGCCGCAACCGCCACAGTGCTAATCCCAATCCACGGTTGCACATGCCCATGCTGCGCAATAACCGCGACAAGGACCTCATCCGCTCTACCAGTGGTACACCCGTCATCTCAAGCACCAAGAATGGTAGCTTTAGCCTCACTAGCCCTGGAAGGCCACCACTGGGCTTCACAACCCCACCGGTGGACCCTATGCTTCAGTCACCCCTGCACAGCCCACTGGTGTTCCCCTCCCTGAAGTCAGTGCATCCTGTCCAGCCAGTGCCCCCGTTCTACCGCACACTACTGTCCCCAGCGGACCTCGTCAGTCCGCCAGTGTCACTGCCCACCAGCCCCATCCTGCCCACAACCACCAACAGTACCAGCTTGATGGACCATCAACAACATCTCTTGGCTGCTGCAGGAGCTTCACACAATAATGTTCATATGTCAGAGGTGGGATCCATATCCCATCGCTTGCATACCCATAATGCCAATCACGACCTCAACACTGCCGGCTGTGAACCCACGCCCAAAAAGAAACCTCGCAAATCAAGCATGCCAGTGAAGATTGAGAAAGAAGTGATTGATGTGGCAGATGAGTACGATGAcaaagatgatgatgacgatgacatCCGCCATaatcaccaccatcactcaaCGCTTCTACACAACAATGTCAAAATGAATGGTAACtgtaacagcaacaacaacagtggcagTGGTACTGGAAACCACAGTGGTGGTAGTGGGCAGCAATCCCCTTCGCAGGATGAGATGAGCCCCGGCCTAGCTCTGAGAGGAATGATGAGACAGAGTGAAGATGAATGCAGGGAAGGGACTGGTAGTGAAAGCAGGGGTGGACATGATCATCAAGACTCTGGCGAGCTTCGTTGTATGGGCAGCTTCACCTCTGAGGACCAGGATCATGAAAGAGACTTTGAGAACGAATCCGAGACTTCTGATTCCAACATGTTCTACCGCGATGAGCTGATAGATGTGGACGAACAGCAAAAACACAGTCGGGGGGGAAGGTGTATGGACAAGGATCAAGACGATGAGGGTTGTGAGGAAGCCCAATTGAGAAAGGAAATGGAAAGCAAGAGTCATTCCTCACCTTCCCCTCATCAGCCCCCTATCAGGGTCAAGGAAGAACTCAACGATCCTACTTACGACATGTTCTGCATGGGCCAGTATGGCCTCTATAATGGAGGAATggcggcggctgctgctgctgcaagcATGGCTGCTCTACATGAGAGCTTCATCTCTTCAATGGGATATGGTGCCAGCCCACCCAAATTCCCTTCTTCTCAATCACCCGAGGGAGACCCGTGCTCAAGTCCTGACCCCAAGATCTGCTATGTGTGCAAGAAGAGCTTCAAGAGTTCCTATAGCATGAAACTGCACTTCAAGAATGTGCA
The nucleotide sequence above comes from Pseudoliparis swirei isolate HS2019 ecotype Mariana Trench chromosome 24, NWPU_hadal_v1, whole genome shotgun sequence. Encoded proteins:
- the bnc2 gene encoding zinc finger protein basonuclin-2: MQFSTRPPSAEQPGFMGTWQQQSTDSNLLYRMSQQAIRCTLVNCTCECFQPGKIHLRTCDQCKHGWVAHALDKLSTQHMYHPTQVEIVQSNVVFDISSLMLYGTQAVPVRLKILLDRLFSVLKQEEVLHILHGLGWTLRDYVRGYILQDTAGKVLDRWSIMSREEEIITLQQFLRFGETKSIVELMAIQEKEGQAVTVPSSKTDSGIRTFIEGNNRSRSPGILTHMENNSSPSSIHHFENIPNSLAFLLPFQYINPVSAPMLGLPPNSLPMERSALRLQEPSLPNQGEQVDTSESEVSLSPFRQSPSRGAMGDMNNIEPKTEPNHRASPISPTPISHSSFSSKMHRMRRMGSTSRKGRVCCNSCGKTFYDKGTLKIHYNAVHLKIKHRCTIDGCNMVFSSLRSRNRHSANPNPRLHMPMLRNNRDKDLIRSTSGTPVISSTKNGSFSLTSPGRPPLGFTTPPVDPMLQSPLHSPLVFPSLKSVHPVQPVPPFYRTLLSPADLVSPPVSLPTSPILPTTTNTSHNNVHMSEVGSISHRLHTHNANHDLNTAGCEPTPKKKPRKSSMPVKIEKEVIDVADEYDDKDDDDDDIRHNHHHHSTLLHNNQSPSQDEMSPGLALRGMMRQSEDECREGTGSESRGGHDHQDSGELRCMGSFTSEDQDHERDFENESETSDSNMFYRDELIDVDEQQKHSRGGRCMDKDQDDEGCEEAQLRKEMESKSHSSPSPHQPPIRVKEELNDPTYDMFCMGQYGLYNGGMAAAAAAASMAALHESFISSMGYGASPPKFPSSQSPEGDPCSSPDPKICYVCKKSFKSSYSMKLHFKNVHLKEMHVCTVAGCNAAFPSRRSRDRHSSNINLHRKLLTKELDDIVLDPQLPPLPKDLRAELLAKIYAGHHMGLDPYAGLKNHHTNGFSRGQPDDYMVLDLSTTSSVQSSSSVHSSHESDEGCDEGILLDDLEEEEEEGEEDEEGNSEGEDCSQHAEGQAERRHRDETGELRGEGHGEGLEPSPSSFLFSSTGGSNSGSSGILCNICHKMYSNKGTLRVHYKTVHLREMHKCKSPGCNMAFSSVRSRNRHSQNPNLHRNMPFSTMID